A region of Streptomyces sp. TG1A-60 DNA encodes the following proteins:
- a CDS encoding SAM-dependent methyltransferase — MYGPGGFYRRTEGPAGHFRTSVHVSRLFAAAVARLLCRVDEALGRPDGLGFVDMAAGRGELVSGVLATLPAEVAARTRAYAVEVADRPPGLDHRVAWLGEPPTGITGLLFANEWLDNVPVEVVEVDAAGVPRLVLVREDGGELLGEPVGGEEARWLARWWPPGPEEGLRAEVGLPRDRAWAAAVAGVDRGLAVAVDYAHLAAARPPCGTLTGFREGRETTPVPDGSCDITAHVALDACALPGARLLTQRDALRALGVDGGRPPLSLATSDPAAYVRALAGAGEAAELTAPGGLGDFGWLVQPVGIPDPLGTTGASLT; from the coding sequence CTGTACGGGCCCGGCGGGTTCTACCGGCGGACGGAGGGGCCCGCCGGGCACTTCCGTACCTCCGTGCACGTCTCCCGGCTCTTCGCCGCCGCCGTGGCGCGGTTGCTGTGCCGGGTGGACGAGGCGTTGGGGCGGCCGGACGGGCTGGGGTTCGTGGACATGGCCGCCGGGCGGGGAGAGCTGGTGAGCGGGGTGCTGGCCACGCTGCCCGCCGAGGTCGCCGCCCGCACGCGCGCGTACGCCGTCGAGGTCGCCGACCGGCCGCCCGGTCTCGATCACCGCGTCGCGTGGCTCGGCGAACCTCCGACGGGGATCACCGGGCTGCTGTTCGCCAACGAGTGGCTGGACAACGTGCCCGTGGAGGTCGTCGAGGTGGACGCGGCGGGCGTACCCCGGCTGGTCCTCGTACGGGAGGACGGCGGTGAGCTGCTCGGGGAGCCCGTCGGCGGGGAGGAGGCCCGATGGCTGGCCCGGTGGTGGCCGCCGGGCCCGGAGGAGGGGCTGCGGGCCGAGGTCGGGCTGCCCCGGGACCGGGCGTGGGCCGCCGCCGTGGCGGGCGTCGACCGGGGGCTCGCCGTCGCCGTCGACTACGCGCACCTCGCCGCCGCCCGGCCGCCCTGCGGGACGCTCACGGGGTTCCGGGAGGGACGGGAGACCACGCCGGTCCCGGACGGCTCGTGCGACATCACCGCGCATGTGGCGCTGGACGCGTGCGCGCTGCCGGGGGCGCGGCTGCTCACCCAGCGGGACGCCCTGCGTGCCCTGGGAGTCGACGGCGGGCGCCCGCCGCTGTCCCTGGCGACCTCCGACCCGGCGGCGTACGTTCGGGCCCTCGCGGGCGCCGGCGAGGCCGCCGAACTGACCGCGCCGGGCGGGCTGGGCGACTTCGGGTGGCTCGTCCAGCCGGTCGGGATTCCGGACCCACTCGGCACGACCGGCGCTTCCCTCACCTAG
- a CDS encoding NADH-quinone oxidoreductase subunit D, which translates to MSMTPPTETRETTVGIGGAAESTDMVLNIGPQHPSTHGVLRLRLVLDGERIQHAEPVIGYMHRGAEKLFEARDYRQIIMLANRHDWLSAFSNELGVVLGVERMLGMEVPERAVWMRTLLAELNRVLNHLMFLGSYPLELGGITPVFYAFREREELQNVMEEISGGRMHYMFNRVGGLKEDLPAGWTSRARGAVADVRSRLGVFDDLVIGNEIFRGRTRGVGVLSPETVHAYGVSGPIARASGVDLDLRRDEPYLAYGELQDVLRVVTREEGDCLARFECLLEQAHNSLALADACLDRLAALPPGPINQRLPKVLKAPEGHTYAWTENPLGINGYYLVSRGEKTPYRLKLRSASYNNIQALTELLPGTLVSDMVAILGSLFFVVGDVDK; encoded by the coding sequence GTGTCCATGACTCCCCCGACGGAGACCAGAGAGACGACGGTCGGTATCGGCGGTGCCGCCGAGAGCACGGACATGGTGCTCAACATCGGTCCGCAGCATCCGTCCACGCACGGTGTGCTGCGGCTGCGGCTCGTCCTCGACGGCGAGCGGATCCAGCACGCCGAACCGGTCATCGGCTATATGCACCGGGGCGCGGAGAAGCTCTTCGAGGCGCGCGACTACCGCCAGATCATCATGCTCGCCAACCGCCACGACTGGCTCTCCGCCTTCTCCAACGAACTCGGCGTGGTCCTCGGCGTCGAACGCATGCTCGGCATGGAGGTCCCCGAGCGCGCGGTCTGGATGCGCACCCTCCTCGCCGAGCTGAACCGGGTCCTGAACCACCTGATGTTCCTCGGCTCGTACCCGCTGGAGCTCGGTGGCATCACCCCGGTCTTCTACGCGTTCCGGGAGCGCGAGGAACTCCAGAACGTCATGGAGGAGATCTCCGGCGGGCGTATGCACTACATGTTCAACCGCGTCGGGGGCCTCAAGGAGGACCTCCCGGCGGGTTGGACGTCACGCGCGCGCGGCGCCGTCGCGGACGTCCGTTCCCGCCTGGGCGTCTTCGACGACCTGGTCATCGGCAACGAGATCTTCCGGGGCCGTACGCGGGGCGTGGGCGTCCTCTCCCCTGAGACCGTCCACGCGTACGGCGTCAGCGGTCCGATCGCCCGCGCCTCCGGCGTCGACCTCGACCTGCGGCGCGACGAGCCGTACCTGGCGTACGGGGAGCTCCAGGACGTCCTCAGGGTCGTCACCCGGGAGGAGGGCGACTGCCTCGCCCGCTTCGAGTGCCTCCTGGAGCAGGCCCACAACTCCCTCGCCCTCGCCGACGCCTGCCTCGACCGTCTCGCCGCACTCCCGCCCGGTCCGATCAACCAGCGCCTCCCCAAGGTCCTCAAGGCACCCGAGGGCCACACCTACGCCTGGACCGAGAACCCCCTCGGCATCAACGGCTACTACCTCGTCAGCAGGGGCGAGAAGACCCCGTACCGCCTGAAGCTCCGCTCCGCCTCGTACAACAACATCCAGGCCCTCACCGAACTCCTGCCGGGGACCCTGGTGTCCGACATGGTGGCCATCCTGGGCTCGCTGTTCTTCGTGGTGGGGGACGTCGACAAGTAG
- a CDS encoding PH domain-containing protein, whose protein sequence is METGTLEDGAERAEGGPAWTGLPRGLLRMRRLLLVVWLGPITLATALLPGWLAGPAWAAFALLPLGLLLWGWPMLGRNWRSWRYAERADDLLISRGVLWHEETVVPYGRMQLVEVTSGPVERHFGLASVQLHTAAAATDARIPGLAPTEAERLRDHLTQLGEARSAGL, encoded by the coding sequence ATGGAGACGGGGACCTTGGAAGACGGCGCTGAGCGCGCGGAGGGCGGGCCGGCCTGGACCGGACTGCCGCGTGGGCTGTTGCGGATGAGACGACTTTTGCTGGTGGTGTGGCTGGGACCGATAACCCTCGCCACGGCCCTTCTGCCGGGCTGGCTGGCCGGACCCGCCTGGGCGGCCTTCGCGCTGTTGCCGCTGGGCCTGCTGTTGTGGGGCTGGCCCATGCTGGGCCGCAACTGGCGCTCGTGGCGGTACGCCGAACGGGCGGACGACCTGTTGATCAGCCGGGGGGTGCTCTGGCACGAGGAGACCGTCGTGCCGTACGGCCGCATGCAACTCGTCGAGGTGACCTCCGGCCCCGTCGAACGCCACTTCGGCCTGGCGAGCGTCCAGCTCCACACCGCCGCTGCCGCCACCGACGCCCGCATCCCGGGCCTCGCCCCCACCGAAGCCGAACGCCTGCGCGACCACCTCACCCAACTGGGCGAGGCCCGATCGGCAGGCCTGTGA
- a CDS encoding PH domain-containing protein, which produces MPKPPAEDRAGEKPEGESGAEDRPGRVAGPEVGGGPGQVPGVGVEGRAGGGAVVEQRLHPVTPFRRAWAPVAVIIGWAFHDPDGAQRQLTRLDTSTLLIGLAVFVPAAALYGFLTWWFTHFAVTDSELRIRTGLLFRRTAHIRLERIQAIDVTRPLLARIAGVAKLKLDVIGTDKKDELAYLGEAHARALRAELLARAAGFAPETAHEVGEAPVRQLLRIPAGVLAVSLVLTGATWGALTAAIVVPSVLWFATESVWTVLATALPLLGAAGASSVGRFVTEYDWTVGDSPDGLRIDHGLLDRTHETVPPGRVQTVRVVEPLLWRRRGWVRVELDVAGSSNSVLMPVATREVAESVIARVLPGVSVPDAAALTRPPGRARWCVPLWWRGYRLAVSDTVFAARHGLLRRRLDLVPHAKVQSVRLSQGPWERHKGLADVHVDTGANKTVTARLRDGAEAAELLRAQAERSRTGRREARPDRWMA; this is translated from the coding sequence ATGCCGAAGCCCCCCGCCGAAGACCGGGCCGGCGAGAAACCCGAGGGCGAGAGCGGGGCCGAAGACCGGCCCGGCCGGGTGGCCGGGCCCGAGGTCGGTGGTGGGCCGGGCCAGGTGCCGGGGGTCGGCGTTGAAGGGCGGGCCGGCGGCGGGGCGGTCGTGGAGCAGCGGCTGCATCCCGTGACGCCGTTCCGGCGGGCGTGGGCGCCGGTGGCGGTGATCATCGGGTGGGCCTTTCATGATCCGGACGGGGCTCAGCGGCAGCTCACACGGCTCGATACGTCGACCCTGCTGATAGGGCTCGCGGTGTTCGTGCCGGCCGCCGCCCTGTACGGCTTCCTGACCTGGTGGTTCACCCACTTCGCGGTGACCGACAGCGAACTGCGCATCCGTACCGGCCTGTTGTTCCGCCGTACCGCCCACATCCGCCTCGAGCGCATCCAGGCCATCGACGTCACCCGACCGCTGCTGGCCCGGATCGCGGGCGTCGCCAAGCTCAAACTCGACGTCATAGGCACCGACAAGAAGGACGAGCTGGCCTACCTCGGCGAGGCCCACGCCCGCGCCCTGCGGGCCGAACTCCTCGCCCGCGCCGCCGGTTTCGCGCCCGAGACCGCGCACGAGGTCGGCGAGGCCCCCGTACGGCAGCTGCTGAGGATCCCGGCCGGCGTACTCGCCGTGTCGCTGGTGCTGACCGGCGCCACCTGGGGAGCCTTGACCGCCGCGATCGTCGTACCCTCCGTGCTGTGGTTCGCCACGGAGAGCGTGTGGACCGTCCTCGCGACCGCGCTGCCGCTGCTCGGTGCGGCCGGGGCGAGCAGCGTGGGGCGCTTCGTCACGGAGTACGACTGGACGGTCGGCGACTCCCCCGACGGGCTCCGCATCGACCACGGGCTGCTCGACCGGACCCACGAGACGGTCCCGCCCGGACGCGTGCAGACCGTACGCGTCGTCGAACCGCTGCTGTGGCGGCGACGGGGGTGGGTGCGCGTCGAGCTGGACGTGGCCGGGTCCTCGAACTCCGTTCTCATGCCGGTCGCGACGCGCGAGGTCGCCGAGTCGGTGATCGCGCGCGTGCTGCCCGGCGTGAGCGTGCCGGACGCCGCGGCCCTGACACGGCCGCCGGGGCGGGCGCGGTGGTGCGTGCCGCTGTGGTGGCGGGGATACCGACTCGCCGTCAGCGACACGGTGTTCGCCGCGCGGCACGGCCTGCTGCGGCGCCGGCTCGACCTTGTGCCGCATGCGAAGGTGCAGAGCGTACGGCTGTCGCAGGGGCCCTGGGAGCGGCACAAGGGCCTCGCCGACGTCCACGTCGACACCGGGGCCAACAAGACCGTGACCGCTCGGCTGCGGGACGGCGCGGAGGCTGCGGAGCTGTTGCGGGCGCAGGCGGAGCGGTCGCGGACGGGGCGACGGGAGGCTCGGCCGGATCGGTGGATGGCGTAG
- a CDS encoding phosphatidylglycerol lysyltransferase domain-containing protein yields the protein MSRRLPSTGVRRLLRGPRPEAVPALVARACTLVGLVDIAAGVFPHFRYSRVHTLAEVLPGALGPFAAALSLSAGVLLLLLAHGLRRRKRRAWRAAVVLLPAGAIAQFAYRHSLVGFLVSLALLVPLLRHRDEFRALPDPTSRWRALANFVLMGAGSIVLGLIIVSAHPERVVGDPSLAARLEHVIYGLFGFEGPVGYADTTSWTVACSLGALGLLTAITTVYLAFRPEHPAARLTADDESRLRALLDRHGGRDSLGHFALRRDKAVVFSPSGKAAVTYRVVSGVMLASGDPIGDVEAWPGAIERFMDEAEAHSWTPAVTGCSETGAEVWTRETGLDALELGDEAVVDVADFSLTGRAMRNVRQMVKRIERLGYETRVRRVRDLGEAELDRIRRAAEDWRGTDTERGFSMALGRIGDPADGDCLIATAHKEDGPPGPYGDLKAVLHFVPWGPDGASLDLMRRDRSADPGMNELLIVAALQAAPRLGARQVSLNFAMFRSALARGERIGAGPVLRAWRGLLVFLSRWFQIESLYKFNAKFRPRWEPRFVVYAASRDIPRIGLAAMRAEGFVDLALPRSPRRRPGIPAPCAHAVRSAGHTA from the coding sequence CTGTCGCGTCGGCTGCCGTCCACCGGCGTACGACGCCTCCTGCGCGGGCCGCGCCCCGAGGCCGTGCCCGCCCTGGTCGCCAGGGCATGCACGCTCGTCGGGCTCGTGGACATCGCCGCGGGTGTGTTCCCCCACTTCCGGTACAGCCGTGTGCACACGCTGGCCGAGGTGCTGCCCGGCGCGCTCGGCCCCTTCGCGGCGGCCCTGTCGCTGAGCGCCGGCGTGCTGTTGCTCCTCCTCGCCCACGGGCTGCGCCGACGCAAGCGGCGGGCCTGGCGCGCGGCCGTGGTCCTGCTGCCGGCCGGGGCGATCGCCCAGTTCGCCTACCGTCACTCACTCGTCGGCTTCCTCGTCTCCCTGGCCCTCCTCGTCCCGCTGCTGCGCCACCGCGACGAGTTCCGCGCCCTGCCCGACCCGACCAGCCGCTGGCGGGCGCTCGCCAACTTCGTGCTGATGGGCGCCGGTTCGATCGTCCTCGGTCTGATCATCGTCAGCGCCCACCCCGAGCGCGTGGTCGGCGACCCGAGCCTGGCCGCCCGCCTCGAACACGTCATCTACGGCCTGTTCGGCTTCGAGGGCCCGGTCGGCTACGCGGACACCACGTCCTGGACGGTGGCCTGCTCGCTCGGCGCCCTCGGTCTGCTGACCGCCATCACCACCGTCTACCTGGCCTTCCGTCCCGAACACCCGGCGGCCCGCCTCACCGCCGACGACGAGTCACGGCTGCGCGCCCTGCTGGACAGACACGGCGGCCGTGACTCCCTGGGCCACTTCGCGCTCCGCCGCGACAAGGCGGTGGTCTTCTCGCCGAGCGGCAAGGCGGCGGTGACGTACCGCGTCGTCTCCGGGGTGATGCTCGCCAGCGGCGACCCGATCGGCGACGTCGAGGCCTGGCCCGGCGCGATCGAACGCTTCATGGACGAGGCGGAGGCCCACTCCTGGACCCCGGCCGTGACGGGCTGCTCGGAGACGGGCGCCGAGGTGTGGACCCGGGAGACCGGTCTCGACGCCCTCGAACTGGGCGACGAGGCGGTGGTGGACGTCGCGGATTTCTCCCTCACCGGGCGCGCGATGCGCAACGTGCGTCAAATGGTGAAGCGCATCGAGCGGCTCGGTTACGAGACCCGGGTACGGCGCGTCCGTGACCTCGGCGAGGCGGAACTCGACCGGATCCGCCGCGCCGCCGAGGACTGGCGGGGCACCGACACCGAGCGCGGCTTCTCCATGGCGCTCGGCCGCATCGGCGACCCGGCCGACGGGGACTGTCTGATAGCCACCGCCCACAAGGAGGACGGGCCCCCCGGGCCGTACGGCGACCTGAAGGCCGTACTCCACTTCGTGCCCTGGGGGCCCGACGGCGCCTCCCTGGACCTGATGCGCCGCGACCGCTCGGCTGACCCGGGCATGAACGAACTCCTCATCGTCGCGGCCCTCCAGGCGGCCCCCCGCCTGGGCGCACGGCAGGTCTCGCTGAACTTCGCGATGTTCCGCTCGGCCCTGGCCCGCGGCGAGAGGATCGGCGCCGGCCCGGTGCTGCGCGCCTGGCGCGGACTGCTGGTCTTCCTCTCCCGCTGGTTCCAGATCGAGTCCCTGTACAAGTTCAACGCCAAGTTCCGCCCCCGCTGGGAGCCACGCTTCGTCGTCTACGCCGCCTCCCGCGACATCCCCCGCATCGGCCTCGCCGCCATGCGGGCCGAGGGCTTCGTCGACCTCGCCCTCCCCCGCTCCCCGCGCCGCCGCCCCGGGATCCCGGCCCCGTGCGCACACGCGGTGCGCTCCGCCGGCCACACCGCCTGA
- the folP gene encoding dihydropteroate synthase, which yields MSKQNRRGQVSGMPRWDRCAVMGVVNVTPDSFSDGGRWFDTTAAVKHGLDMVGEGADLVDVGGESTRPGAARVDEAEELKRVIPVVRGLASEGVTVSVDTMRASVAEQALAVGAALVNDVSGGLADPAMIPVVADAGAPFVVMHWRGFLKGGNVKGVYTDVVLEVLEELHARVEAVLEGGVAADRVVVDPGLGFSKDAEHDLTLLAHLDRLHGLGHPLLVAASRKRFLGRVLAGPKDAPPPARERDAATAAVSALAAQQGAWAVRVHEVRATADAVRVARAIEGARER from the coding sequence ATGAGCAAGCAGAACCGGCGCGGCCAGGTGTCCGGAATGCCCCGGTGGGATCGCTGCGCGGTCATGGGCGTCGTCAATGTCACCCCGGACTCGTTCTCCGACGGCGGGCGCTGGTTCGACACCACGGCGGCCGTGAAGCACGGGCTGGACATGGTCGGCGAGGGCGCGGACCTGGTGGACGTCGGCGGTGAGTCGACCCGCCCCGGTGCCGCCCGCGTCGACGAGGCCGAGGAGCTCAAGCGTGTCATCCCCGTCGTACGGGGCCTGGCCTCCGAGGGCGTCACCGTCTCCGTGGACACCATGCGCGCCTCCGTCGCCGAGCAGGCCCTCGCGGTCGGCGCCGCCCTCGTCAACGACGTCAGCGGCGGCCTAGCCGATCCCGCGATGATCCCGGTGGTCGCCGACGCGGGCGCCCCCTTCGTGGTGATGCACTGGCGCGGCTTCCTGAAGGGCGGCAACGTCAAGGGCGTCTACACCGACGTCGTCCTGGAGGTGCTGGAGGAGCTGCACGCGCGCGTGGAGGCCGTCCTGGAGGGCGGGGTCGCGGCGGACCGCGTCGTCGTCGACCCGGGCCTCGGCTTCTCCAAGGACGCCGAGCACGACCTCACCCTCCTCGCCCACCTCGACCGGCTGCACGGCCTCGGCCACCCCCTGCTGGTCGCCGCCTCCCGCAAGAGGTTCCTCGGCCGCGTGCTGGCGGGCCCCAAGGACGCCCCGCCGCCCGCGCGGGAACGCGACGCCGCCACGGCCGCCGTGTCGGCCCTCGCCGCCCAGCAGGGCGCCTGGGCGGTCCGGGTGCACGAGGTGCGCGCCACCGCCGACGCCGTACGCGTCGCCCGCGCGATCGAAGGAGCCCGGGAGCGGTGA
- a CDS encoding nuclear transport factor 2 family protein, translating into MSSAHTDVEQVELANRAFYEAVEQGDFETLSSLWLTPADLGVDEEYHDPAEAGVISCVHPGWPVLTGRGEVLRSYALIMANTEYIQFFLTDVHVSVTGDTALVTCTENILSGAPAPDGSDELGPLVGQLVVATNVFRRTTDGWRIWSHHGSPVLTESDDDEGDDPPS; encoded by the coding sequence GTGAGCTCGGCCCACACCGACGTCGAACAGGTCGAACTCGCCAACCGGGCCTTCTACGAGGCCGTGGAACAGGGCGACTTCGAGACGCTCTCCTCGCTCTGGCTGACCCCGGCCGACCTGGGCGTGGACGAGGAGTACCACGATCCCGCCGAGGCGGGCGTGATCTCCTGCGTGCATCCCGGCTGGCCGGTCCTCACCGGCCGCGGGGAGGTGCTGCGGTCGTACGCGCTGATCATGGCCAACACGGAGTACATCCAGTTCTTCCTCACCGACGTGCACGTGTCGGTCACCGGGGACACGGCACTCGTCACCTGCACCGAGAACATCCTCAGCGGCGCACCGGCTCCGGACGGCAGTGACGAGCTGGGTCCGCTCGTGGGGCAGCTGGTGGTCGCCACGAACGTGTTCCGGCGCACGACCGACGGCTGGAGGATCTGGTCGCACCACGGCTCCCCCGTCCTGACCGAATCCGATGACGACGAGGGCGACGACCCACCTTCCTGA
- the folB gene encoding dihydroneopterin aldolase, translated as MDRVALRGLRARGYHGVFPHERQEGQTFVVDLTLGLDTRPAAADDDLAKTVHYGIVAEEVVGVVEGEPVNLIETLAERIARTCLKHDGVQEVEVSVHKPNAPIAVPFDDVTVTITRSRV; from the coding sequence GTGGATCGTGTCGCGCTGCGCGGCCTCAGGGCCCGTGGGTACCACGGGGTGTTCCCGCACGAGCGCCAGGAGGGCCAGACCTTCGTCGTGGACCTCACGCTCGGCCTGGACACCCGGCCGGCGGCGGCCGACGACGACCTGGCGAAGACCGTCCACTACGGGATCGTGGCGGAGGAGGTCGTGGGCGTCGTCGAGGGCGAGCCGGTGAACCTCATCGAGACGCTCGCCGAGCGCATCGCCCGGACGTGCCTGAAACACGACGGGGTCCAGGAGGTCGAGGTCAGCGTCCACAAACCGAACGCGCCGATCGCGGTCCCCTTCGACGACGTGACCGTCACCATCACCCGGAGCCGAGTATGA
- the folK gene encoding 2-amino-4-hydroxy-6-hydroxymethyldihydropteridine diphosphokinase: MTASFTEGQSDPTVQPVPASVVQKVDEADTTLHNPRRAVISLGSNLGNRLENLQGAIDALEDTPGLRVKAVSRVYETEPWGVAPGSQPSYYNAVVVLKTTLPPSSLLERAQAVEEAFHRVRDERWGPRTLDVDIVAYADVVSDDPALTLPHPRAHERAFVLAPWHDVEPEAQLADRGPVARLLDAVTREGVSPRADLELQLPE; the protein is encoded by the coding sequence ATGACCGCGTCCTTCACCGAGGGTCAGAGCGACCCGACCGTACAGCCGGTGCCCGCCTCCGTCGTGCAGAAGGTGGACGAGGCCGACACGACCCTGCACAACCCCCGGCGGGCCGTGATCTCCCTTGGGTCGAACCTGGGCAACCGTCTGGAGAACCTCCAGGGCGCCATCGACGCGCTGGAGGACACCCCCGGCCTCCGCGTCAAGGCCGTGTCGCGGGTGTACGAGACGGAGCCGTGGGGCGTGGCGCCCGGCAGTCAGCCGAGCTACTACAACGCGGTCGTCGTCCTCAAGACCACCCTGCCCCCGTCGTCGCTCCTGGAGCGGGCCCAGGCCGTCGAGGAGGCCTTCCACCGGGTCCGGGACGAGCGCTGGGGGCCGCGCACACTGGACGTGGACATCGTCGCGTACGCGGACGTGGTCTCCGACGACCCGGCGCTGACCCTGCCGCACCCGCGCGCCCACGAGCGGGCCTTCGTCCTCGCCCCCTGGCACGACGTCGAGCCCGAGGCGCAGCTCGCCGACCGCGGCCCCGTGGCGCGGCTCCTCGACGCCGTCACCCGCGAAGGCGTGTCGCCGCGCGCCGACCTGGAACTCCAGCTGCCCGAGTAA
- a CDS encoding DUF3180 domain-containing protein: MKELRIRTLAAVFVVAGVLSWAGARLWNSVGTLPSVPLAAPIVLALIAAVLTATALSIRNRLKAQRERQPDAKGVDPLMAARAVVFGQASALVAALVSGMYGGVGAFLLESLEVPARRDQAVYAGFSVLAGIAVIVAAFYLERVCKLPEDDDTNGGAARAA, encoded by the coding sequence GTGAAAGAGCTGCGCATCAGGACGCTGGCCGCGGTGTTCGTCGTGGCGGGGGTGCTGTCCTGGGCCGGGGCCCGGCTGTGGAACTCGGTGGGCACACTGCCGAGCGTCCCGCTGGCCGCCCCCATCGTGCTCGCGCTGATCGCCGCGGTCCTGACGGCCACCGCGCTGTCCATCCGCAACCGGCTCAAGGCCCAGCGGGAGCGCCAACCGGACGCGAAGGGCGTCGACCCTCTGATGGCCGCCCGCGCGGTCGTCTTCGGCCAGGCCAGCGCCCTCGTCGCCGCCCTCGTCTCCGGCATGTACGGCGGCGTGGGCGCCTTCCTCCTGGAATCCCTGGAGGTCCCGGCCCGCCGCGACCAGGCCGTCTACGCCGGGTTCTCCGTCCTCGCCGGCATCGCCGTCATAGTGGCCGCCTTCTACCTGGAGCGCGTCTGCAAGCTCCCGGAGGACGACGACACCAACGGCGGCGCGGCGCGGGCGGCCTAG
- the folE gene encoding GTP cyclohydrolase I FolE: MTDPVTLDGEGTIGEFDEKRAENAVRELLIAVGEDPDREGLRETPTRVARSYREIFAGLWQQPEDVLTTTFDLGHDEMVLVKDIEVYSTCEHHLVPFRGVAHVGYIPSTSGKITGLSKLARLVDVYARRPQVQERMTSQIADSLMEILEPRGVIVVVECEHMCMSMRGIRKPGAKTITSAVRGQLRDAATRNEAMSLIMAH; this comes from the coding sequence ATGACCGACCCCGTGACGCTGGACGGCGAGGGCACCATCGGCGAGTTCGACGAGAAGCGTGCCGAGAACGCCGTACGCGAGCTGCTGATCGCGGTCGGCGAGGACCCCGACCGCGAGGGACTCAGGGAGACGCCGACGCGGGTGGCGCGGTCTTACCGGGAGATCTTCGCGGGGCTGTGGCAGCAGCCGGAGGACGTGCTGACCACGACGTTCGACCTCGGCCACGACGAGATGGTGCTGGTCAAGGACATCGAGGTGTACTCGACCTGCGAACATCACCTGGTGCCGTTCAGGGGCGTGGCGCACGTCGGGTACATCCCGTCCACCAGCGGAAAGATCACCGGTCTGTCGAAGCTGGCGCGGCTCGTGGACGTCTACGCGCGGCGCCCGCAGGTGCAGGAGCGGATGACGTCACAGATCGCCGACTCGCTGATGGAGATCCTGGAGCCGCGCGGGGTGATCGTGGTCGTGGAGTGCGAGCACATGTGCATGTCGATGCGGGGCATCCGCAAACCCGGCGCGAAGACCATAACGTCGGCGGTGCGCGGCCAGCTGAGGGACGCGGCGACCCGGAACGAGGCGATGAGCCTCATCATGGCCCACTGA